The Leptospira bouyouniensis genome window below encodes:
- a CDS encoding phytanoyl-CoA dioxygenase family protein: METLSNIKHHLEIDGYYLIQNYFDLDSISKIKSILIKTNEEWLKKNKDPRLINSAYLTSKQFLQKEVDRNTIFKFLTRDQILNICKQIFQKEFYFLNTQIFFNPIDKEKRPYWHRDIQYLGIPEEEQKLRIQKDIVWHFRVPLEEDPGIWFVPSSHKRWDHKEEREVRLEIGIHRSDEPLQNQILIPHDPGDLLIFSAHLLHKGEYGKNRFSFDVLYTNFPESTTQVKTWEHFPDVNHTGIAKDKRFLFQTN, from the coding sequence TTGGAAACTTTATCAAACATAAAACATCATTTGGAAATTGATGGATATTATCTGATTCAAAACTATTTTGATTTAGATTCTATTTCAAAGATCAAATCTATTTTGATAAAAACAAATGAAGAATGGTTGAAAAAAAATAAAGACCCACGACTGATCAATAGTGCATATCTTACTTCTAAACAATTTTTACAAAAAGAAGTGGATCGAAATACAATTTTTAAATTTTTAACTCGTGATCAAATCTTAAATATCTGCAAGCAGATCTTTCAAAAAGAATTTTATTTTCTCAATACTCAGATCTTCTTTAATCCAATCGATAAAGAAAAAAGACCTTATTGGCATCGCGATATCCAATACTTAGGAATCCCAGAAGAGGAACAGAAACTCCGCATCCAAAAAGACATTGTATGGCACTTCCGAGTCCCTTTAGAAGAAGATCCGGGTATTTGGTTTGTACCTAGTTCCCATAAACGATGGGATCATAAGGAAGAAAGGGAAGTTAGGTTAGAGATCGGTATCCATCGTAGCGATGAACCATTACAAAACCAAATCCTCATTCCACATGACCCAGGTGATCTTTTGATTTTTTCTGCCCACTTACTTCATAAAGGTGAGTATGGAAAAAATCGATTTTCGTTTGATGTCCTTTACACGAACTTCCCTGAATCGACGACTCAAGTAAAAACCTGGGAGCATTTCCCTGATGTTAATCATACTGGAATTGCAAAGGATAAACGATTTCTATTCCAAACAAATTAA
- a CDS encoding DinB family protein yields MKDFFLRNNEYHLWATNLLFKSIDSLSKDDYKKDIGLFFKSIHGTLNHLLVVEKVWYTRLTGENYIPSSLAEELEANKEGLQKQLLQSVANWNDWLENFDSTRWQDIFRYKTMRGFEAELLYCDVIHHNMNHRTHHRGQITAAITQLGGPSPEIDYVYYLQSLGK; encoded by the coding sequence ATGAAAGATTTTTTCTTAAGGAATAATGAGTATCATCTTTGGGCCACAAATCTTTTATTCAAATCAATCGATTCTTTATCCAAAGATGATTATAAAAAAGATATAGGACTATTCTTCAAATCCATTCACGGGACTCTTAATCATTTGTTAGTTGTGGAAAAAGTTTGGTACACTCGACTCACTGGAGAAAATTATATCCCAAGTTCATTGGCAGAAGAATTAGAAGCCAACAAAGAAGGATTACAAAAACAATTACTGCAGAGTGTAGCAAATTGGAATGATTGGCTTGAGAATTTTGATTCTACACGATGGCAGGATATATTCCGTTACAAAACTATGCGTGGATTTGAAGCAGAACTATTATATTGTGATGTGATACACCACAATATGAATCATAGAACCCACCATCGAGGCCAAATCACAGCTGCCATCACTCAGTTAGGAGGACCTTCTCCTGAAATCGATTATGTTTATTACTTACAATCACTAGGAAAATAA
- a CDS encoding bacteriohemerythrin, whose amino-acid sequence MYEVVMIANWDEKYETKISEIDSQHKKLFRLINQIEIIYDENRDHLSNKSKSLVDAVSELEDYTISHFLIEERVMELNQYPDLEAHKKQHDRFTDKILELKKRLTSGTLLTNDIELNQFFSELIGFLRLWLTNHILQEDMNYKPYIKLDL is encoded by the coding sequence ATGTATGAGGTAGTTATGATTGCGAATTGGGACGAAAAGTATGAAACCAAGATTTCTGAGATTGACTCACAGCACAAAAAACTGTTTCGATTGATCAATCAAATTGAAATCATTTATGATGAAAATCGAGATCATTTATCTAACAAATCAAAATCACTTGTAGATGCTGTGTCTGAACTAGAAGATTATACGATCAGTCATTTTTTAATCGAAGAACGTGTGATGGAACTAAACCAATACCCAGATTTAGAAGCACATAAAAAGCAACATGATCGTTTTACAGATAAAATTCTAGAATTGAAAAAGCGTCTAACATCTGGTACGCTACTCACTAATGATATCGAATTGAATCAATTTTTCAGTGAATTGATTGGATTTTTGAGGTTATGGTTAACTAATCATATCTTACAAGAAGATATGAATTATAAACCATATATTAAATTAGATCTTTGA
- the creC gene encoding two-component system sensor histidine kinase CreC: MLSIGFYYLIDKTEESIRPRYMETIEESLNDTTHVLSAIVEEKIKSNPKERFHFKALLEQIFRKPFQNVRNRTFEAKIYSLLKTNADIQMYITDANGIVIFDSEKFREGLDYSKYNDVYLTLKGKYGVRSSKMIETEKEGALFIASPIRYENEIIGVLTVIKPKIGVIPFIEEAKNKFWRISLLVASSIAIVFSLLAYISFRPILRLSKYVNALRTNDKKPFPKLGIKELNDLGKEVDQLVIELEGKKYVESYVQTLTHEIKSPLSSILASVELIHSHPTEIDRLTKTIDAEAKRIQNLIDQLLELSSLEGKNSIQLEDTIHLVPLLEEVITRFEIELERKALIVKRIFPNHSFQIRGNQNYMRMAIENIIRNSIEFANPNDTITVRIEFDESSQTNLVISDQGQSIPDYAFPKLTEKFFSLPRPIGNRKSSGLGLSIVKEILDLHRAALKIRNLNPKGVEVKIEFRND, translated from the coding sequence ATCCTATCTATTGGTTTTTATTATCTAATCGATAAAACAGAAGAATCTATCCGTCCTCGGTATATGGAAACGATTGAAGAATCGTTGAATGATACTACGCATGTACTGTCAGCAATTGTCGAAGAAAAAATAAAGTCGAATCCTAAGGAAAGATTTCATTTTAAAGCACTTCTAGAACAAATATTTCGAAAACCATTTCAAAATGTTCGTAACCGTACTTTTGAAGCAAAAATTTATTCACTCTTAAAAACCAATGCAGACATCCAGATGTACATTACGGATGCAAATGGCATAGTGATCTTTGACTCAGAGAAGTTTCGTGAAGGACTAGATTATTCTAAATACAATGATGTTTATCTAACTTTAAAAGGAAAGTATGGAGTTAGATCGAGTAAAATGATCGAAACGGAAAAAGAAGGGGCTTTGTTCATTGCTTCTCCAATCCGTTACGAAAATGAAATCATTGGCGTACTAACAGTCATTAAACCTAAGATAGGTGTGATTCCATTCATTGAAGAAGCAAAAAACAAATTTTGGCGAATTTCATTATTAGTTGCCTCTTCAATTGCAATTGTATTTAGTTTGCTTGCTTATATTAGTTTTCGGCCTATCCTGCGATTATCGAAGTATGTAAATGCTTTAAGAACAAATGATAAAAAACCCTTTCCAAAATTAGGAATAAAAGAGTTGAATGATTTGGGAAAAGAAGTGGACCAACTTGTCATCGAACTTGAAGGAAAAAAATATGTTGAGTCTTATGTACAAACTCTTACTCACGAAATCAAAAGCCCACTTTCTTCTATATTAGCATCTGTCGAGTTAATACATTCTCATCCAACTGAGATTGACAGATTGACAAAAACAATAGATGCGGAAGCAAAACGAATTCAAAATTTAATTGATCAATTGCTAGAGTTATCGTCTTTAGAAGGGAAAAATTCAATCCAGTTAGAAGATACAATTCATTTGGTTCCATTACTTGAGGAAGTGATCACACGTTTTGAAATTGAGTTAGAAAGAAAAGCATTGATTGTGAAACGAATTTTTCCAAACCATTCATTTCAAATTAGAGGAAATCAAAACTATATGCGTATGGCCATCGAAAATATCATACGAAACTCAATTGAATTTGCAAATCCAAATGATACGATCACTGTTCGAATAGAATTTGATGAATCATCACAAACGAATCTTGTGATTTCTGACCAAGGACAATCAATTCCTGATTATGCTTTTCCAAAATTGACCGAAAAGTTTTTTTCGTTGCCGAGGCCAATTGGAAATCGAAAAAGTTCTGGTTTAGGTTTAAGTATTGTGAAGGAAATTCTGGATTTGCACCGAGCAGCTTTAAAAATTCGAAATCTAAATCCAAAGGGTGTTGAAGTGAAAATTGAGTTTCGAAATGATTAA
- a CDS encoding acyltransferase family protein encodes MFQSVNNLFSTDASEIKSLNGLRAFAIIFVLINHYALNLKFVLTNQPILELIYSNFWFGVDLFFVLSGFLISKGLWFHWQKFQSIDFRSFYIKRTLRIFPAYYFFLIITVTIAYALLKFSEKKGVSTEVQAALKKGISNVWGDFLFVGNYFPGIHNHTWSLSIEEQFYLLFPILCGILFFKLKFPKRQLMLWIFYLIPLLMRIITFIKVEESSKPPYYGEIYSPLQTRFDSLIIGVIVMDLFYNNQNFSNFLNDHKKIYHLLSILFFSALIFCLMISPHNLDIFSHTLRYNLQNLSFAGIMYLALINVKSPISNFLSLKVFTPFAKLSYTIYLWHFIFMGIALAILKVNQNVSLFSFHINFIFVLLIQLLLSIPLYLLIELPFQKLRTKLL; translated from the coding sequence TTGTTTCAATCAGTAAATAATTTATTTTCCACAGATGCTTCTGAAATCAAATCTCTGAATGGTTTGCGAGCTTTTGCAATCATATTTGTACTAATTAACCATTATGCTTTGAATCTTAAGTTCGTACTAACAAACCAACCTATCCTAGAACTTATCTATTCGAACTTTTGGTTTGGGGTAGACTTGTTTTTTGTTTTAAGTGGATTTTTAATTTCTAAAGGACTTTGGTTTCATTGGCAAAAATTCCAATCCATTGATTTTAGAAGTTTTTATATAAAACGGACTCTTCGTATTTTCCCAGCATATTATTTTTTTCTAATTATTACAGTTACAATTGCATACGCTTTATTAAAATTTTCCGAAAAAAAAGGCGTATCAACAGAAGTTCAAGCTGCATTGAAAAAAGGGATCAGCAATGTCTGGGGAGACTTTCTTTTTGTCGGCAATTATTTTCCTGGAATACATAATCATACTTGGTCATTGTCAATCGAAGAGCAATTTTATCTATTGTTTCCTATACTTTGTGGAATTCTATTTTTCAAACTTAAATTTCCAAAGCGACAATTAATGTTATGGATTTTCTATCTTATTCCGCTCCTAATGCGTATCATAACATTCATTAAAGTTGAAGAATCAAGCAAACCTCCTTATTATGGCGAAATATACTCTCCGTTGCAAACAAGATTTGATTCGTTAATTATCGGTGTGATCGTGATGGATTTATTTTATAATAATCAGAATTTTTCAAATTTTCTGAATGATCACAAAAAAATTTATCATTTGTTATCAATACTTTTTTTTAGTGCACTTATTTTCTGTTTAATGATATCTCCGCATAATCTGGATATATTCTCTCACACTCTAAGATACAATTTACAGAATCTATCATTTGCTGGAATTATGTATTTAGCTTTGATTAATGTAAAATCTCCGATTTCAAACTTTCTAAGTTTAAAAGTTTTTACACCATTTGCTAAACTAAGTTACACCATTTACTTATGGCATTTTATTTTTATGGGTATTGCACTCGCAATATTGAAAGTAAATCAAAATGTATCTTTATTTTCTTTTCATATCAATTTTATATTTGTTCTATTGATCCAATTACTTCTATCCATTCCATTATATCTTTTGATCGAATTACCATTTCAAAAACTTAGAACTAAATTACTTTGA
- the chrA gene encoding chromate efflux transporter translates to MKLIQVFSTALKLGCTSFGGPIAHLSYFHDEYVTKKKWISAHAYADLVALCQFLPGPASSQVGMAIGLSRAGIFGAIVSWIGFTLPSALILILFGLGLSHLDISNHKHWLHGLKVVAVAVVTQAILGMGKKLCPDKERITITILTSFLLLFINSALIQILVLLVSGIFGIYFLKPNEELPHEPIHKGNKLIGFLFISFFLLLLLLLPVLRQVFNSTEIQYFDSFYRAGALVFGGGHVVLPLLQAEVVPTGWVKNDLFMAGYGFSNAIPGPLFAFSSFLGAVSSVAPNGLLGAILCLVAAFLPSFLLVVGVLPFWEQLRTNQVIRKAMLGINASVVGILLAALYTPVWTSAVFSPKDFALVIVGFLLLEFWKLPSWLVVIATVVISFVIYL, encoded by the coding sequence ATGAAACTAATCCAAGTATTTAGTACAGCCCTTAAACTCGGCTGTACTTCGTTTGGTGGTCCAATCGCACACTTAAGTTATTTCCACGATGAGTATGTTACCAAAAAAAAATGGATCAGTGCCCATGCTTATGCGGATTTAGTAGCCCTTTGCCAATTTTTACCTGGTCCTGCCAGCAGTCAGGTAGGGATGGCGATCGGATTATCAAGAGCTGGCATCTTCGGAGCCATTGTCTCATGGATAGGTTTTACATTACCCTCTGCACTAATTTTAATTTTATTTGGACTTGGGCTCTCGCATCTTGATATTTCTAACCATAAACACTGGTTACATGGACTAAAAGTTGTTGCTGTTGCAGTGGTTACTCAAGCCATTCTTGGTATGGGAAAAAAACTTTGCCCTGACAAAGAAAGAATTACAATCACAATCTTAACGAGTTTTCTCTTATTATTTATTAATTCTGCACTTATACAAATTTTAGTTTTGCTTGTATCAGGAATTTTCGGAATTTATTTTCTCAAACCAAATGAAGAACTACCACATGAACCAATTCACAAAGGAAATAAATTAATCGGGTTTTTGTTCATAAGTTTCTTTTTATTATTATTACTCTTACTTCCAGTATTGCGCCAAGTATTCAATTCCACTGAAATTCAATACTTCGATAGTTTTTATCGTGCAGGTGCATTGGTGTTTGGTGGTGGACATGTTGTTTTACCGTTATTACAAGCGGAGGTAGTTCCAACAGGTTGGGTCAAAAACGATTTGTTTATGGCAGGGTATGGATTTTCGAACGCAATCCCTGGTCCATTGTTTGCTTTTAGTAGTTTTTTAGGAGCAGTTTCAAGTGTTGCACCTAATGGTTTGTTGGGAGCTATATTATGTTTGGTGGCTGCGTTTTTACCTTCCTTTTTACTTGTGGTTGGAGTTTTACCATTCTGGGAACAATTGAGAACAAATCAAGTGATTCGTAAGGCGATGCTTGGAATCAATGCATCTGTTGTGGGAATATTACTCGCTGCATTGTACACTCCAGTTTGGACTAGTGCAGTATTCTCACCAAAAGACTTTGCCCTAGTAATCGTTGGTTTTTTACTTTTGGAATTTTGGAAACTGCCTTCTTGGTTAGTGGTCATCGCTACAGTAGTTATTAGTTTTGTGATATATCTATGA
- a CDS encoding GNAT family N-acetyltransferase, with product MKIRQANYKDITKLTELFDLYRQFYGQQSNTSAASRYLLDRMEHGQSIIFLAEDTNSVNFVGFTQLYPVFSSISMQRSFILNDLYVRSENRKQGIAKLLINEAKSFTKTFGGKGLELSTSMRNHEARSLYEKEGFVQETEFLTYFWKSI from the coding sequence ATGAAAATCAGACAAGCGAACTATAAAGACATTACAAAACTAACAGAACTCTTCGATTTATACCGTCAGTTCTATGGTCAACAATCGAATACATCAGCTGCTTCTCGTTATTTGTTAGATCGAATGGAACATGGTCAGTCTATCATTTTTCTCGCTGAGGATACAAACTCAGTTAATTTTGTTGGGTTTACTCAATTGTATCCTGTATTTTCCTCAATTTCGATGCAACGCTCTTTTATCCTCAATGATTTATATGTTAGATCAGAGAATCGCAAACAAGGAATCGCCAAACTTTTGATCAATGAGGCAAAATCTTTTACCAAAACATTTGGTGGAAAAGGATTAGAACTTTCAACATCCATGCGCAATCACGAGGCACGTTCTTTGTATGAAAAAGAAGGATTTGTGCAAGAAACAGAATTTTTAACATATTTTTGGAAATCAATTTAA
- a CDS encoding response regulator: MIKILLIEDEPGIQETIQIALEADGFSLSISSTGSEGLEMLTDEFSLILLDIGLPDQNGFEVLKSIRQKFQTPVIFLTARNSEIDKVLGLEIGADDYIVKPFSPRELLARIRAILRRTQNPLEMEQKLNQKIRISLEKKLIYFNGKSLNLSPYEYKTMELFFKWPGRIFTREEIMDNVWTEPEDSFDRAVDTVIKNIRARFKELDLHFDPIETRRGQGYGLKENI; encoded by the coding sequence ATGATTAAAATTTTACTCATAGAAGATGAACCTGGGATACAAGAGACAATTCAAATTGCACTTGAAGCTGATGGGTTTTCGCTATCAATTTCATCCACTGGTTCGGAAGGATTAGAAATGTTAACGGATGAGTTTTCATTGATCCTACTTGATATAGGTTTACCAGACCAAAACGGATTTGAAGTCCTCAAATCCATTCGCCAAAAATTCCAAACCCCTGTGATTTTTTTGACGGCACGTAATTCCGAAATTGATAAGGTTTTGGGATTAGAAATTGGAGCAGATGATTATATTGTAAAACCATTTAGTCCGAGGGAACTTTTAGCAAGGATTAGGGCGATTCTAAGACGAACTCAAAATCCATTGGAAATGGAACAAAAATTGAATCAAAAGATTAGAATATCTCTCGAAAAAAAACTGATATACTTTAATGGAAAAAGTTTGAATCTTTCGCCTTACGAATACAAAACGATGGAATTGTTTTTTAAGTGGCCTGGACGTATTTTTACACGTGAAGAAATTATGGACAATGTTTGGACAGAACCCGAAGATAGTTTTGATCGTGCTGTTGATACTGTGATTAAAAATATCAGAGCTAGATTCAAAGAATTGGATTTACATTTTGATCCAATCGAAACAAGACGAGGGCAAGGTTACGGTTTAAAGGAAAATATATGA
- a CDS encoding FMN-binding negative transcriptional regulator — translation MYIPEQFLMENDSIFQFVKENPFAILVSEMDGTLSGTHLPLLVSKDQKFLIGHFAKPNSQKNSKNKEVLCIFSGPHCYISPSWYETNRSVPTWNYTAVHIKGILTYMEDPIEIQNSLELLVKTFETESSSYQLSDVDPNYLNGLQNGIVPFRIQITHCEGKAKLSQNHSIERRKLVIQNLERMSGENEKAIANLMKQSLDQNS, via the coding sequence GTGTATATTCCAGAACAATTTCTAATGGAAAACGATTCCATTTTCCAATTTGTCAAAGAAAATCCATTTGCAATTTTAGTTTCTGAAATGGATGGAACTTTATCAGGTACACATTTACCTTTGTTAGTCTCCAAAGATCAAAAATTTCTCATTGGACATTTTGCAAAACCAAACTCCCAAAAAAATTCCAAAAACAAAGAAGTCCTTTGTATCTTTTCTGGGCCACATTGTTATATTTCTCCATCTTGGTATGAAACGAATCGTTCAGTACCGACATGGAATTATACTGCCGTTCATATCAAAGGGATATTAACATACATGGAAGATCCCATAGAAATTCAAAATAGTTTGGAATTATTGGTAAAAACATTTGAAACCGAATCTTCAAGTTACCAATTGAGTGATGTAGATCCAAACTATTTGAACGGATTACAAAATGGCATTGTTCCATTTCGAATCCAAATCACTCATTGCGAAGGGAAAGCTAAACTTAGCCAGAATCATTCCATAGAAAGAAGGAAACTAGTGATTCAGAATCTAGAAAGAATGTCTGGAGAGAATGAAAAAGCGATTGCCAATTTAATGAAACAATCCTTAGATCAGAATTCGTAA
- a CDS encoding U32 family peptidase C-terminal domain-containing protein → MDSIRNIPELLLPAGNLEKLKIAYLYGADAVYCGVPRYSLRARENEFSIEDLQTAVNIARNLNKKIYFTVNNIPRNSKLHSYHKYLDQMAHLKPDALIMADPGLIHLTKNAHPEINIHISVQTNTMNYAAVQFWKEYGATRVILSREVSIPEIKEIKEKVPDMEIEVFVHGSICIAHSGRCFMSNYFKNRDANQGSCNNACRDLYKVYVTNPKQNDEPMELITDEEGTFLMNSKDLRAIEFLQELCDAGVDSLKVEGRTKNDFYVGMVARSYRHTLDGIAKGESFDRKWLVELDKLSSRKYFSGFLTRGLEDRIPEEEQNFQNNEFGTSLHKSHHYVGIVKNFLAENKRISIEVKNKIEVGDEIEVISPLDEEVKPFIVEEIFYQNHSIKTISGGIGMAEIKIPFQVSNQSFLTKRINNVN, encoded by the coding sequence ATGGATTCAATTAGAAACATTCCAGAACTTCTTTTACCAGCAGGGAATTTAGAAAAATTAAAAATTGCATATTTATATGGTGCGGATGCTGTTTATTGTGGAGTCCCTCGTTATTCATTAAGAGCAAGAGAAAATGAATTTTCTATCGAAGATTTGCAAACAGCTGTTAATATAGCAAGGAACTTGAATAAAAAAATATATTTTACTGTAAATAACATTCCACGTAACTCTAAATTACATTCTTATCATAAATATTTGGACCAGATGGCACACCTGAAACCTGATGCTTTGATTATGGCAGATCCTGGTCTCATCCATCTAACAAAAAATGCTCATCCAGAGATAAACATTCATATTTCTGTCCAAACTAACACAATGAATTATGCGGCTGTTCAATTCTGGAAAGAATATGGTGCCACTCGTGTGATTTTGTCGAGAGAAGTATCCATACCTGAAATTAAAGAGATCAAAGAGAAAGTTCCCGATATGGAAATTGAAGTATTTGTTCATGGTTCAATTTGTATTGCTCACAGTGGTAGGTGTTTCATGAGTAATTATTTTAAAAATCGAGATGCAAACCAAGGATCATGTAACAACGCTTGTCGTGATTTGTATAAAGTATATGTGACGAATCCCAAACAAAATGATGAGCCGATGGAATTGATTACGGATGAAGAAGGAACATTTTTAATGAACTCAAAGGATTTACGTGCCATCGAATTTTTGCAAGAGTTATGCGACGCAGGTGTAGATTCATTAAAAGTAGAAGGGCGAACTAAAAATGATTTTTATGTCGGAATGGTGGCAAGGAGTTATCGTCACACATTGGATGGAATCGCAAAGGGTGAGAGTTTTGATCGTAAGTGGTTAGTTGAATTGGACAAACTTTCATCAAGGAAATACTTCTCCGGTTTTTTGACACGAGGATTGGAAGATCGTATTCCGGAGGAAGAACAAAATTTTCAAAACAACGAATTTGGCACAAGCCTCCATAAATCGCATCATTATGTGGGAATTGTCAAAAACTTCCTGGCTGAAAACAAACGAATATCCATCGAAGTTAAAAATAAAATAGAAGTGGGGGATGAAATAGAAGTTATATCTCCTTTAGATGAAGAAGTGAAACCATTTATCGTCGAAGAAATTTTTTATCAAAATCATTCGATCAAAACTATTAGCGGTGGCATTGGCATGGCCGAAATTAAAATTCCATTCCAAGTATCGAATCAATCTTTTTTGACTAAAAGAATAAATAACGTAAATTAG
- a CDS encoding PadR family transcriptional regulator gives MRINEFFSSFIKIHILHHCLKEEIYGVWMIEELKEHGYKISPGSIYPLLRNLEEKRLIRSRIEQMGKVKRKFYRITPKGKKELISAKIKLKELMGEILK, from the coding sequence ATGCGTATCAATGAATTTTTCTCAAGTTTTATTAAAATTCATATCTTACACCACTGTCTAAAAGAAGAAATTTATGGTGTATGGATGATTGAGGAACTAAAAGAACACGGTTACAAAATTAGTCCTGGATCAATATACCCACTCCTGAGGAACTTAGAAGAAAAAAGACTGATTCGATCTCGCATCGAACAGATGGGAAAAGTAAAACGAAAATTTTACCGTATTACACCCAAAGGAAAAAAAGAACTCATATCCGCCAAAATCAAATTAAAGGAGTTAATGGGTGAAATACTTAAATAA
- a CDS encoding DUF4349 domain-containing protein, whose protein sequence is MKKISLLFFLLIFLFLIDCGKESHEESVTQASDELKISSSSREKKMSPSAPAMEESGESSPLSKDKTIGPVFLPIQNQQERLLEFQIDLSYETLDLEKTRKDFLSFVSKYGYIENSSATNSNAPYMNVKIHIKADKLYEALLELDTYGTLLNENITTIDHTEGMVWEKIKSTREKIRYSRRVTANNQTTSNSKNWEAIEESISASEESLDQTELQIWRINDKVKWATLNVSFSVPTPTDKIIVPKYQNALVGITNLFLELTYLLVWMIPFFLLVGILYLPAKKIIHWFQQKKI, encoded by the coding sequence GTGAAAAAAATTAGCTTACTCTTCTTTCTTCTTATATTTTTGTTCCTTATCGATTGTGGGAAAGAATCACATGAGGAATCTGTAACTCAAGCGTCTGATGAATTGAAAATTTCAAGTTCTTCTCGTGAGAAAAAAATGTCTCCGAGTGCTCCTGCGATGGAAGAGAGTGGCGAATCTTCGCCGTTATCGAAAGACAAAACAATCGGACCCGTTTTTCTACCGATTCAAAATCAGCAAGAACGACTACTTGAATTCCAAATCGATTTAAGTTACGAAACATTGGATTTGGAAAAAACAAGAAAAGATTTTTTGTCATTTGTTAGCAAATATGGATACATTGAAAATAGTTCAGCTACTAATTCTAACGCACCTTATATGAATGTAAAGATTCATATCAAAGCAGATAAATTATATGAGGCCTTGTTGGAATTGGATACGTATGGTACATTATTGAATGAAAATATTACAACGATTGACCATACAGAAGGAATGGTCTGGGAAAAGATAAAATCCACTCGTGAAAAAATTCGATACAGTCGTAGGGTTACTGCGAACAACCAAACAACAAGTAATTCCAAAAATTGGGAAGCGATTGAAGAATCGATTTCAGCTAGTGAAGAAAGTTTGGACCAAACAGAACTTCAAATTTGGAGGATCAACGATAAAGTAAAATGGGCAACTCTGAATGTGAGTTTCAGTGTCCCCACTCCTACAGACAAAATTATTGTTCCTAAATACCAAAATGCACTGGTTGGAATCACCAACCTTTTCTTAGAGTTAACCTATCTACTCGTTTGGATGATCCCATTTTTTTTACTCGTTGGAATCTTATATCTACCGGCGAAAAAAATAATTCATTGGTTCCAACAAAAAAAAATTTGA
- a CDS encoding GNAT family N-acetyltransferase, whose translation MVSSNHQTPPIIRKAKIEDANQIIPLIYSSGPLAWNFVFQEGNKTPFDFLNRAYARKGNTISYTNHFVAEKNGSVVGSILAYTQPSFLALTAGTAFQILSVYKWKAPNVMARGLKTETIIQPPKSKRLYLGHIAVSESHRNQGIAKQLIEHMIQYNSDYKTIALDVSAENPAAISLYQKLGFVIKETRHPNGWEGKIPSHHYMEKII comes from the coding sequence ATGGTATCTTCTAATCATCAAACACCACCTATCATTAGAAAGGCAAAAATCGAAGACGCAAATCAAATCATTCCACTCATCTACTCTTCTGGTCCACTTGCCTGGAATTTTGTTTTCCAAGAAGGAAACAAAACCCCATTTGATTTTTTAAATCGTGCATATGCCCGAAAAGGAAATACAATCTCTTATACAAATCATTTTGTCGCAGAAAAAAATGGATCCGTTGTTGGTTCCATTTTGGCTTACACACAACCGAGTTTTCTTGCGCTGACAGCAGGTACTGCCTTTCAAATCCTAAGTGTATACAAATGGAAAGCTCCTAACGTAATGGCTCGTGGTTTAAAAACTGAGACCATCATCCAACCTCCAAAATCCAAACGATTGTATTTAGGGCATATTGCCGTTTCAGAATCTCATAGAAACCAAGGGATCGCCAAACAACTTATTGAACATATGATCCAATACAATAGTGATTACAAAACAATTGCATTGGATGTATCAGCAGAAAATCCGGCGGCAATTTCACTATATCAAAAACTTGGTTTTGTTATAAAAGAAACAAGGCATCCAAATGGTTGGGAAGGAAAAATTCCATCTCATCACTATATGGAAAAAATTATTTGA